The genomic segment TCGGCAAGCGTGCCGCCGAGTTGGCCGCGACCCCGCGGGTCCTCGAAGTGACGATGCCGCGCGAACTGCTGCGCCGCGTCTCCAATCTGCTTCGCTTGTTGCGACTTCCGGCACCCTACGATGCCGACACCCTACGCACGGCGTACGCGCCGCAAGCCACCATCACGCACCGGATCGACATCCGGCGGTTCGCCCGGGAAAAGCGGGATGCCTTTGCCGCCCATCGCTCGCAGATCGGCGGCGGACTCAACGCGTGTTTGTTCGGGTTGGTGATGCTATTGCCGCCGCAGGTCTTCGGATTGGTGTTCAGCCACGAATGGTTCGTTGATCCGGGCGCCCAACCGGGGACGGTGCGCCGCAATATCTTCGACCACTAGGACACCCGCACCGGCACAGCCGCTCTCACCAACGACGCCACCAGTAGCAGGGCAAGGATCAGCAGCGTTCCCACAGACCAGACGGTGGCCCGCCAGCCGCCCACGCCGTAGGCCAGGCCGCCCAAGCCGCCGGCCACCGATCCGCCCAGGTAGTAGCTGAACAGGTAGAGCGCGGAGGCCTCGGCGCGATCGCTGCGTGCCACGGCCCCCACCCAACCGCTGGCCACCGCGTGCGCGGCGAAGAAACCGCCGGTGAACACGCCGGTCCCGACGACGATCACCGGCAACGCGTCCGGCAGCGTCATCAGCAGCCCCGTCACGGTGATCGGCATCGCGCCACCCAGCACGAGCATGCGCCCCCGTCGGTCGGCGAGCCGTCCCGCCACGACCGACGTCCAGGTGCCCACCAGGTACAGCAGGAACAGCAGGCCCACCACCGACGGCTTCAACTCGAACGGCGCGGCGGCCAGCCGGTAGCCGAGGTAGTTGTATACGGTGACGAATCCGCCCATCAGCGTGAAAGCCAGGACAAAAAGCTTCAGCAACAACGGGTTTCGCAGATGCGTCAGCAAACGCTGGGTGGTCGCGCGGAGGCTCACCGGCTTCGGGGCGAAGAACTGAGACTTCGGCACCAGCAGGGCGAATACCACCGTCGCGGCCAACGTCGTCAACGAACACACCAACAGCGCGACCCGCCAGCTGCTGACCTCGAGCACCAGCGCCGGCACGATCCGTCCCGCGCAGCCACCGATCGTCGTCCCGGCGATGTAGCGCCCCATCGCCGATCCCAACGATGACGCGTGCACCTCCTCGGCCAGAAACGCCATCGCGACCGCAGGAATCCCGGCGAGCGCAACGCCCTGGGCCGCCCGCCCGACCAGCAGCACACCCAGCGTGGGGCTGAGCGGCAGCAGCAACCCGATCACGCTGGAGGCGACGCCCGAACTCAGCATCACGGTGATTCGCCCGTACCGCTCGGAGAGCACGCTGGCCGGGACGATGGACAAGGCCAGCATTCCGGTGGTGAGCGAGACCGTCAGCGCCGACGTGGCCGGGGAGATCCGGTAGTACACGGACAACGCGGGAAGCAACGCCTGCGTGCAGTACATGGCGGCGAAACTGGCCAGACCGGCGCCCACCAGCGCCGCGGTGATACGCCGGTATCCGCGGCTGCCGGCTTGGTGCGCGCTGGGAGTTGGGAGTTGGAGCATAGCCATGATGGTCCGCGCCGCCCGGGCCAATCGGAAATGAATTATTTCGGACATTATGATGCAATAGCAACATAAGCAGAGGTGGCAGGCATGGCCGATGGGGACTACGAGTGGTTCCTCACACTCGCCGAGCTGCAGCACGTCACGGCGGCGGCCCAACAACTGCACATCGCGCAGCCGACGCTCACGCGGATGCTGGCGCGCCTGGAACGGCGGCTCGGGGTGCGGCTATTCGATCGCCACGGCCGCCGACTCTCGCTGAGCACCTACGGCCGGATCTTCTACGAGCACGCGCGCCGGGCGCAGTTGGAGCTCGATTCGGCCCGACGCGAAATCGCGGATCTGAGCAACCCCGCGGCCGGTGAGATCCGGCTGGGCTTCTTGAGGTCGTTCGGATCCATCGTCGTGCCCCGTTTGATCGCGGCGTTCACGCAGACGTCGCCGCGTGTGACCTTCACGCTCGAGGAGGGGGCTGCCGAGCTGATCAACGACCGCGTCCTGGCCGGGATGATCGACGTCGGAGTGGTGTCGCCGCGGCCGAAAACGGCAACCATCGCTTGGCGCAGCCTGTTTCGTCAGCGCCTCGGCGTCGCGGTGCCCCACGACCACCGGCTCACCGACGCGCCAACGGTGTCCATGGCGGACCTCGCCGACGAGCCCTTCGTCGCCATGCATCCCGGATACGGCATGCGACAACTACTCGACGAGCTTTGTGCCGCAGCACAATTCCAGCCGCGCATCGTCCTGGAATCGGCGAATCTGAGCACCACCGCGGGGCTGGTGGCCGCGGGCCTGGGCATCAGCCTGACGCCGATCGATGGCAGTGAGCGTGCGCCCGGCGTCAGCGTGCTGCGCCTGGTCGACGCCGACGCCTACCGCGACATCGGAATGATCTGGGATTCGGCTCGACCGTTGTCCCGCGCCGCCCGGGACTTCGTCGCTTCCGCCGCGACGTCCTAGCCGCCGGGCCGCCAGAGCTCGACCGTGCTGCGCGCGCCGCCGGGCAGCTCGAGTATCTCGATGGGCGTGTCATCGGGGTCGTAAACGAAAAACATTCGCACACCACCGATATCGACGATTGGCTCGGTGCGCACAGCCGGATGCTGATGCAGCACCGCCTGGTAGGTGTCGTCGAGATCGGCGACGCGAAACGAGATGTTGGTATAGCCACGGTGCGGGCCGGCCGGGCTGGCCGGTACATCGCCGAGAAACAGCAGCTCGACCATGGCTCCCCCGATCAATCCGCCAACCATTCGGCCTTTCTGAGCCGCGCCACCGGTTACGGCATCGAGTCCGCCGCCCTCGAGTTCGACATCGAAGACGACGTCGATGCCCAGCACGTCGGTGTAGAACGCCAGCGACCTATCCATGTCCGAGACGCCGATGCAGACATGGGAGAAGTTCTCGACGGCGATGGGTTTCGGCTCGGTCATGCGGACTCCTTCGGGTACTTGCGGCGGTGCACGAACTGGGCTGCACGGAACTCATCGCAATCTGCGCGGATCCTCGTCATCATGGGCAGGGTCGACAACCCCACACCCCAGCGCGTCGTCGTTGCTGATCGCGCGGTAGCCCTGAATCAGGTCCATCGGCGGCTGGTCGATTATGACGCGGCACTGACCCGTTGGCCCGCCGGTCCACGATCATGTCGCTTTTCCGCCAGTCTTGTCGGCCCTCGGGTGTAACTGTGGAAGCGTGCACGACGATTTCGAACGCTGTTACCGGGCGGTCCAGTCGAAGGACGCCCGGTTCGACGGCTGGTTCGTCACCGCGGTGCTTACCACCCGCATCTACTGCCGCCCCAGCTGCCCGGTGCGTCCGCCGTTCGCCCGCAACGTGCGTTTTTATCCGACCGCGGCGGCCGCGCAGCGGGCGGGTTTCCGCGCGTGCAAACGATGCCGTCCCGACGCCTCGCCGGGGTCGCCCGAATGGAACGTGCGCGGCGACATCGTGGCGCGGGCCATGCGGCTCATCGCCGACGGAACGGTGGACCGCGACGGGGTGGGCGGTCTGGCCGCACACCTCGGGTACACGACGCGGCAGCTAGAGCGGCTGTTGCAGGCCGAAGTCGGCGCCGGTCCCCTCGCACTGGCGCGCGCGCAACGAAGCCAGACCGCCCGGCTGCTGATCGAGACGACCGACCTACCGTTGGGCGACGTCGCGTTCGCCGCGGGATTTTCCAGCATCCGCCAGTTCAACGACACCGTGCGCCTGGTCTTCGAAAGCACGCCGACCGACTTGCGCAAGCGCGCGGCGGCCCGGTCCGGGTCCTTGAGAGCCGGAGTGACTTCGCCTGGGACCGTGTGCCTTCGGCTGCCGGTGCGCACACCCTTCGCCTACGAGGGCGTCTTCGGACATCTGGCCGCAGGCGCCGTTACCGGTTGCGAGGAAGTGCGCGACGGCGCCTACCGGCGCAGCCTTCGGCTTCCGGCCGGCAACGCGGTGGTCGCGCTGACGCCGGCCGTCGATCACGTCCGCTGCCTGCTCGTGCTCGACGACTTCCGCGATCTCACGACCGCGATCGCCCGCTGCCGGCGGCTGCTCGACCTCGACGCCGATCCGGAAGCGATCGTGGACACCCTGAGTCGCGACCCGCTGCTGGCTCCTGTCGTGGCCAAGGCGCCGGGACAACGCATTCCGCGCGCGGTCGACGAGGCCGAACTCGCGGTGCGCGCGGTGCTCGGTCAGCAGGTCTCCACGAAGGCCGCACGCACCCACGTCGGCCGATTGGTCAGGGCCTACGGGCCAGAAGTCCACGACCCCGAAGGCGCACTGACACATGCCTTCCCGTCGATCGAGCAGCTCGCCGAGATCGATCCCATCCATCTGGCGGTGCCCAAGTCGCGGCAACGGACGATGACTGCGCTGGTCGCCGGGCTGCTCGATGGCAGTGTGGTGCTGGACGCCGGAAGCGATTGGGACGGCGCGCGCAGTCAGCTGCTGGCCCTGCCGGGGGTGGGCCCCTGGACCGCCGAGGTGATAGCGATGCGTGGTCTTGGCGACCCGGACGCGTTTCCCGTCAGCGACCTTGGGCTCCAACTCGCCGCAAAGGAGCTGGGCCTGCCGACGAATCAACGCAAACTCATTGAGCACAGCGCACATTGGCGCCCCTGGCGTTCGTACGCCACCCAGCATTTGTGGACCACGCTCGAGCACCCGGTGAACCACTGGCCGCCACAGGAGGCCGCATGATCCAGTACCGCACCATCGACAGCCCCATCGGGCTGCTGACCCTGGCCGGCCGCGGCTCGGTGCTGACCAATCTGCGGATGGTCGACCAGACCTACGAACCGAGTCGCGCCGGCTGGTCGCCCGATCCGGGAGCGTTCGGCGCGGCCGTCGAACAATTAATGTCGTACTTCGCCGGCGACCTCACGACTTTCGACATTGAACTCGAGCTGCGGGGCACCGAATTTCAGCGACGCGTCTGGACAGCGCTGCTGACGATTCCATATGGAGAGACCCGATCTTATGGAGAAATCGCCGAACAGATCGGGGCCCCGGGCGCCGCACGTGCGGTCGGACTGGCCAACGGTCACAATCCGATCGCGATCGTCGTGCCCTGCCATCGCGTCATCGGCGCTAATGGCAGCCTCACCGGCTTCGGCGGCGGACTCGGCCGCAAGCGCACATTGCTCGAATTGGAAAATCAGCGATCGACTTTAACGCTATTCGACTAAAAGAGAATGCAAAAATGCCCCCTTTGCAGGGGGCATTTTTGTGTATGTTCGGCGGTGTCCTACTTTTCCACCCGATAGGGCAGTATCATTGGCGCTGACAGGCTTAGCTTCCGGGTTCGGAATGGGACCGGGCGTTTCCCTGTCGCTGTGGCCGCCGTAACTCTATTTATTTTTCATTCAAGTGTTCTGGTGGGGGGTGTGGTATTCGGCGCGACTAAAAGTCACGAAAGAATAGTGGTTGCGATTGTGTTGGTAAGTTTTCGGCCGGTTAGTGCCAGTTCCCTGCACTCATTGCTGAGCTTCTAGGTCTGGCCTATCAATCCCGTGGTCTGCGGGGGGCCTTATCCCTCTAAAAGGGTGAGAAACCTGATCTTGGAGAAGGTTTCCCGCTTAGATGCTTTCAGCGGTTATCCTGTCCGAACGTAGCTATCCAGCAGTGCCTCTGGTGAGACAACTGGTGCACTAGAGGTTCGTCCGTCCCGGTCCTCTCGTACTAGGGACAGGTTTCCTCAAGTTTCTGACGCGCGCGGCGGATAGAGACCGAACTGTCTCACGACGTTCTAAACCCAGCTCGCGTGCCGCTTTAATGGGCGAACAGCCCAACCCTTGGGACCTGCTCCAGCCCCAGGATGCGACGAGCCGACATCGAGGTGCCAAACCATCCCGTCGATATGGACTCTTGGGGAAGATCAGCCTGTTATCCCCGGGGTACCTTTTATCCGTTGAGCGACACCCCTTCCACTCGGGGGTGCCGGATCACTAGTCCCGACTTTCGTCCCTGCTTGACGTGTAGGTCTCGCAGTCAAGCTCCCTTGTGCACTTACACTCAACACCTGATTGCCGTCCAGGTTGAGGGAACCTTTGGGCGCCTCCGTTACATTTTAGGAGGCAACCGCCCCAGTTAAACTACCCGCCAGGCACTGTCCCTGAACCCGATTAGGGTTCGAAGTTAGGTGTCCAATACGGTCAGAGTGGTATTTCAACAACGACTCCGCTCTAACTGGCGTTAGAGTTTCACAGTCTCCCACCTATCCTACACAAACAGTACCGAACACCAATACCAAGTTGTAGTGAAGGTCCCGGGGTCTTTTCGTCCTGCCGCGCGTAACGAGCATCTTTACTCGTAGTGCAATTTCGCCGAGTCTATGGTTGAGACAGTTGGGAAGTCGTTACGCCATTCGTGCAGGTCGGAACTTACCCGACAAGGAATTTCGCTACCTTAGGATGGTTATAGTTACCACCGCCGTTTACTGGGGCTTAAATTCTCCGCTTCACCTTACGATTAACGGGTCCTCTTAACCTTCCAGCACCGGGCAGGCGTCAGTCCGTATACATCGTCTTGCGACTTCGCACGGACCTGTGTTTTTAGTAAACAGTCGCTTCCCACTGGTTTCTGCGGCCGGTTCCCGCTCCCAGCGCAAGGCTGTTCACGGTAAGCCGGCCCCCCTTCTCCCGAAGTTACGGGGGCATTTTGCCGAGTTCCTTAACCATAGTTATCTCGTACGCCTTGGTATTCTCTACCTGACCACCTGTGTTGGTTTGGGGTACGGGCCATGTATGCGCTCGCTAGAGGCTTTTCTTGGCAGCTGAGGATCACCGAATTCGCCTCAATCGGCTATGCATCACCTCTCAGGAATATGAACGACGGATTTGCCTATCGTTCTCCCTACAGGCTTGCCCCAGTATTACCACTGACTGGTACGGCTACCTTCCTGCGTCACCCCATTGCTTGACTACTACCCACCCGGGTCCCACGCAGCCGGCGGTCTTCGCACCCCGAAGGGATTGATAGACCACCATTTGGGTGGTTAGCAGAATGGATTCGTCAGGGACGCTCATACACGGGTACGGGAATATCAACCCGTTGTCCATCGACTACGCCTGTCGGCCTCGCCTTAGGTCCCGACTCACCCTGGGCGGACTGGCCTGGCCCAGGAACCCTTGGTCTTTCGGCGGGCAAGGTTCTCACTTGCCTAATCGCTACTCATGCCTGCATTCTCACTCCCCCAAACTCCACCATCGGTCACCCGACAGCTTCTCTGCATGGGGGACGCTCCCCTACCCAACCTTGCGGTTGCCGCGGCTTCGGCGGTGTGCTTGAGCCCCGCTACATTATCGGCGCACAATCACTTGACCAGTGAGCTATTACGCACTCTTTCAAGGGTGGCTGCTTCTAAGCCAACCTCCTGGTTGTCTCTGCGACTGCACATCCTTTTCCACTTAGCACACGCTTAGGGGCCTTAGCCGGCGATCTGGGCTGTTTCCCTCTCGACGTACGGAGCTTATCCCCCGCCGTCTCACTGCCACGCTATACACCACGGCATTCGGAGTTTGGCTGACGTCAGTAACCTAGTAGGGCCCATCGGCCATCCAGTAGCTCTACCTCCGTGGTGAAACACGTAACGCTGCACCTAAATGCATTTCGGGGAGAACCAGCTATCACGGAGTTTGATTGGCCTTTCACCCCTACCCACAGCTCATCCCCTCAGTCTTCAACCTAAGTGGGTTCGGGCCTCCACGCGGTCTTACCCGCGCTTCACCCTGGCCATGGGTAGATCACTCCGCTTCGGGTCCAGAACATGCCACTCAAGCGCCCTATTCAGACTCGCTTTCGCTGCGGCTACCCCACACGGGTTAACCTTGCGACATGTCCCTGACTCGCAGGCTCATTCTTCAAAAGGCACGCCATCACTCCACAAGGAAGCTCTGACGGATTGTAGGCACACGGTTTCAGGTACTATTTCACTCCCCTCCCGGGGTACTTTTCACCATTCCCTCACGGTACTAATCCGCTATCGGTCATCGAGAAGTATTTAGGCTTACCGAGTGGTCTCGGCAGATTCACAGCAGATTTCACGGGCCCGCTGCTACTCGGGAGTTGATACAAGGCAGGTGCCGGGTTTTCGCGTACCGGGCTCTCACCGTCTGCGGCGGACCATCCCAGGCCACTTCCGCTAACCACGACACTTTCTGACTGCCTCCCAGCTAGGTAGAGCTGAGAAATATCAATCCCACAACCCCGCACACACAACCCCTACCCGGTTACACATGCATGCGGTTTAGCCTGTTCCGCTTTCGCTCGCCACTACTCGCGGAATCACTTTTGTTTTCTTTTCCTACGGGTACTGAGATGTTTCACTTCCCCGCGTTACCTCCCGCACCCTATATATTCAGATACGGGTAACACGACATAACTCGTGCTGGGTTTCCCCATTCGGAAATCCTCGGATCAACGCTCGGTTGACAGCTCCCCGAGGCATATCGCAGCCTCCCACGTCCTTCGTCGGCTCTCGATGCCAAGGCATCCACCATGTGCCCTTAAACACTTACGAACACAAAAACCAAAAGAAAAATTACACATTTTTGACGAACACGCAGCCCGAGGGCGTCGCATCCGTCTAGATGCTCGCAACCACTATTCAATGCTCAAACACCACACCCCACCACCAAGATGGAGGGACACCACGTCGACCAAAGTCGGCCGAGTGTTGTCTCAGGGCCCAATAGTGTGTCTGGCGATTGCCTGTTGTTGTGCACCCGGCCCTCGTCCACTACAGACGAGAACCCCTCACGGCTCACACTCCACCAATTGGAGTGTTTCTCGTGGTGCTCCTTAGAAAGGAGGTGATCCAGCCGCACCTTCCGGTACGGCTACCTTGTTACGACTTCGTCCCAATCGCCGATCCCACCTTCGACAGCTCCCTCCAAAAGGTTAGGCCACTGGCTTCGGGTGTTACCGACTTTCATGACGTGACGGGCGGTGTGTACAAGGCCCGGGAACGTATTCACCGCAGCGTTGCTGATCTGCGATTACTAGCGACTCCGACTTCACGGGGTCGAGTTGCAGACCCCGATCCGAACTGAGACCGGCTTTAAAAGGATTCGCTTAACCTTACGGCATCGCAGCCCTTTGTACCGGCCATTGTAGCATGTGTGAAGCCCTGGACATAAGGGGCATGATGACTTGACGTCATCCCCACCTTCCTCCGAGTTGACCCCGGCAGTCTCTCACGAGTCCCCGGCATTACCCGCTGGCAACATGAGACAAGGGTTGCGCTCGTTGCGGGACTTAACCCAACATCTCACGACACGAGCTGACGACAGCCATGCACCACCTGCACACAGGCCACAAGGGAACCGACATCTCTGCCGGCGTCCTGTGCATGTCAAACCCAGGTAAGGTTCTTCGCGTTGCATCGAATTAATCCACATGCTCCGCCGCTTGTGCGGGCCCCCGTCAATTCCTTTGAGTTTTAGCCTTGCGGCCGTACTCCCCAGGCGGGGTACTTAATGCGTTAGCTACGGCACGGATTCCAAGGAAGGAAACCCACACCTAGTACCCACCGTTTACGGCGTGGACTACCAGGGTATCTAATCCTGTTCGCTCCCCACGCTTTCGCTCCTCAGCGTCAGTTACTGCCCAGAGACCCGCCTTCGCCACCGGTGTTCCTCCTGATATCTGCGCATTCCACCGCTACACCAGGAATTCCAGTCTCCCCTGCAGTACTCCAGTCTGCCCGTATCGCCCGCACGCCGAGGGTTAAGCCCCCGGTTTTCACGAACAACGCGACAAACCACCTACGAGCTCTTTACGCCCAGTAATTCCGGACAACGCTCGCACCCTACGTATTACCGCGGCTGCTGGCACGTAGTTGGCCGGTGCTTCTTCTGCAGGTACCGTCACTTGCGCTTCGTCCCTGCTGAAAGAGGTTTACAACCCGAAGGCCGTCATCCCCCACGCGGCGTCGCTGCATCAGGCTTGCGCCCATTGTGCAATATTCCCCACTGCTGCCTCCCGTAGGAGTCTGGGCCGTATCTCAGTCCCAGTGTGGCCGGACACCCTCTCAGGCCGGCTACCCGTCGTCGCCTTGGTAGGCCGTCACCCCACCAACAAGCTGATAGGCCGCGGGCCCATCCCACACCGCAAAAGCTTTCCACCAAAAGGCATGCGCCAAAAGGTCCTATCCGGTATTAGACCCAGTTTCCCAGGCTTATCCCGAAGTGCAGGGCAGATTACCCACGTGTTACTCACCCGTTCGCCACTCGAGTACCTCCGAAGAGGCCTTTCCGTTCGACTTGCATGTGTTAAGCACGCCGCCAGCGTTCGTCCTGAGCCAGGATCAAACTCTCCAAACAAAAACTCCTCGATAGACGAGGTGTATTTCGAATCAGAGAAAATCTGACCTAACAAAAAGACACCATACTTACTGGCATCAAAAAACGACCATACCCACACACGGGGAGTGTTAAAAGTATGGTCAAAAAAACAACAACAAACAAAAACACCAAACACACTATTGAGTTCTCAAACAACACTCTTGCTTATTTCGCCCGCTTCGGGGCAACCCTGCCAGCTTAATACAGATCCGGCAGAGGCGTCAACCCCCAAATTTCTTGCGATCGTGGTGATCGCTGCGAGGGCAGCCGTGCCAGGTTAGTACCAATCCGGCGAGGGAGTCAAGCCCCGGTCTCGGTCTCCTTCGGGGGTGACCGCGCCTGTGGGGCACTGACTTTGGTTACTGTACCCGCTCGATCTCCGCTCCCAAAATCGCCAGGTTTTCGACGAACAGTGGGTAGCCGCGATCGATGTGAAAGACGTCGTGGACCTCGGTGTCGCCGTCGGCGACAAGCCCGGCTAGCACCAGGCCGGCGCCGGCCCGAATATCCGAACACCAGACCGGTGCGCTGGAAAGTTGCGGCAGGCCCCGCACCACGGCGTGGTGGCCGTCGGTGCGCGCGTCGGCGCCCAGCCGGATCATTTCTTCGACGAATCGAAAGCGCGCCTCGAAGACGTTTTCCGTGATCATCGAGGTGCCGTCGGCGATCGATGCCAGCGCAATCGCCATCGGTTGCAGGTCCGTCGGAAAACCGGGAAACGGCAACGTCGCAACGTTCATCGCCTTCGGACGCTCGTACTGCGTCACGCGAAAACTATTGTCTGTCTGGGTGACGGTGGCACCCGCGTCGTGCAATTTGTGCAGCACCACCTGAAGATGCGCCGGATCGATACCGCTGATCGAGATGTCGCCGCGAGTGATGGCAGCGGCGATCCCCCAGGTGGCCGCGACGATGCGGTCACCGATCACTCGGTGCTCGGTCGGGTACAGCCGCGGGACCCCGGTAATCGTCATGGTCGGCGAACCCGCGCCCACGATCTGCGCGCCCATCTGGTTGAGCATCGTGCACAGGTCGACGACGTCGGGTTCCCGCGCGGCATTGTGGATCGTGGTGACGCCCTCGGCGACCACGGCGGCCATCAGGATGTTCTCGGTGGCACCCACCGAGGGGAATTCCAATTGAATCTCCGCGCCGCGCAACGCATCTGCGTGAGCGACGACGCACCCGTGCTCGATGTTGCACGTCGCACCCAGTTGCCGCAGACCCGCCTGATGCATATCCAGCGGGCGCGAGCCGATCGCATCGCCACCGGGCAGCGCCACTTTGGCCCGCTTGCACCGGCCGACCAGCGGACCCAGCACGCACACCGAGGCGCGGAACTGCCGCACCGCGGCGAAGTCCGCGTCGTACTTGGGCTCGTCGGGTGAGGTGATGCGGGCGACGTCACCGTCGAGTTCGACGGTGGCGCCCAGGCCGCGCAGGACCTCGGCCATCAGCGGCACATCGAGAATGTCGGGGCAGTTGGTGATGGTGCTGGTGCCTTCGGCCAGCAGGGTCGCGGCCATCAGCTTGAGCACGCTGTTCTTGGCGCCCCCTACTGCGACTTCGCCGGACAACCGGTTGCCGCCGGTTACCACGAATCGCTCAGCCACCCGCGTCAGTCTAGTGAAGCGGTATCGGCTTGTCAGTCGGCTAACTCACTTCGCCGAGTACGGTTTGTTCATGGCAGTCCATCTGACCCGCATCTATACCCGGACCGGCGACGACGGCACGACGGGATTGAGCGACTTCTCCCGCGTGTCGAAAAACGATCCCCGCCTGGTGGCATACGCGGACTGCGACGAGGCCAACAGCGCGATCGGCGCCGCCATCGCGCTGGGTCGGCCCGACGCCGAACTCGCGGACGTGCTGACCCAGATCCAAAACGATTTGTTCGACGCAGGCGCCGATCTGTCCACTCCGGTGGTGGAGAACCCGAAATATCCTCCGTTGCGCGTCGCCCAGTCCTACATCGACCGGCTCGAAGAATGGTGTGACAAATACAACGAGCGGCTGCCGGCGCTGAATTCCTTTGTGCTGCCCGGCGGTTCGCCTTTGTCGGCGCTGTTGCACGTCGCCCGCACCGTGGTGCGGCGCGCCGAGCGATCCGCTTGGGCCGCAGTCGATTCGGCACCGAACGACGTCAACGTGCTGCCGGCGAAATACCTGAATCGGCTCTCGGACCTACTCTTCATCCTGTCGCGGGTAGCCAACGCCGGCGGCGAGGTGCTTTGGAAACCAGCAGGGAAGCCGGGCGGCGGCGCCTAAACCGGTTGAGCCACTTTTCATTAGATGCTGCGACGCCGTGCGCGCGGGGACGGACGGGACTCCAGCCACGACAAGAACGCGGTCAACGCGCCCTGATCGAGCGCGATTTCGTAACCCGACCGGCGTTCCTGCGTCGTATCGCGTAGTTCCAGCACCACGATCTTGTCGGTCATGATGTCGAACTCGTCGCCGCGCGGCGCGCGCCGAGCCACGATCTCGACGCCTCGCCGGCTCAGCCGGCGATCCGGCCAGAGCCGGACACTGGAGAGCCGGTAAAACGCGGCTTCACCTCCGCGATAACGGATTACGCCGTGCCGCCAGCCGTGACCCCCGACCGCCGGGATGTCGCGCATGATGCCGGCCGTTCCGCCCTGCCGGAGTTTCAGCAGCCGATAACTCAGCGCCAGTACCGCAGCTCCCAACACGACGACGAGCACGACCATGCCAACCATGGGCGCGCTCATCGCCTTGTCCTAACGGCTAGTCGATCGCGCCGACGGCGCGCAACCTCGCGCGGCCCCGGGCGGCAACACGAGGATCGTCGGACTCGGAGTCTTGCTTGGCGGAAGCCTCGTCGATCTCCGACTCGAATTCGGCGGATTCGGCGAGAATGGTCACGCTCTCCTCGGTCACCGACAAGAACCCGCCATCCACCGCGACCCGTAGATCGTCTTCGCCCTCGCGCTCGACGCGCACCATTGCGTCATCGACCAATTGGGCCACCAACGGGATATGGCGGGGCAGGATACCGATCTCGCCGGCGGTGGTTCGGGTGAATAGGAACGACGCCTCCCCCGACCAGATCTTGCGGTCGACGGCGACGATCTCAACGTTCAATTCAGCCACCTCACACCACCTTTCGACTCGGCCAGCTGCTAGAGCTTGGCACCGAGAGTCTCGGCCTTCTTCGCCAAGTCGTCCAGGCCTCCGATCAAGAAGAACGCCTGCTCGGGCACGTGGTCGAAATCGCCCTTGCTCAGCCGGTCGAACGCCTCGATGGTCTCCTTGACCGGGACCGTCGAACCCGGCTGGCCGGTGAACTGCTCGGCCGCCATCATGTTCTGCGACAGGAACCGCTCGATGCGCC from the Mycobacterium lentiflavum genome contains:
- a CDS encoding DUF2550 domain-containing protein; this translates as MSAPMVGMVVLVVVLGAAVLALSYRLLKLRQGGTAGIMRDIPAVGGHGWRHGVIRYRGGEAAFYRLSSVRLWPDRRLSRRGVEIVARRAPRGDEFDIMTDKIVVLELRDTTQERRSGYEIALDQGALTAFLSWLESRPSPRARRRSI
- a CDS encoding F0F1 ATP synthase subunit epsilon — protein: MAELNVEIVAVDRKIWSGEASFLFTRTTAGEIGILPRHIPLVAQLVDDAMVRVEREGEDDLRVAVDGGFLSVTEESVTILAESAEFESEIDEASAKQDSESDDPRVAARGRARLRAVGAID
- a CDS encoding cob(I)yrinic acid a,c-diamide adenosyltransferase; amino-acid sequence: MAVHLTRIYTRTGDDGTTGLSDFSRVSKNDPRLVAYADCDEANSAIGAAIALGRPDAELADVLTQIQNDLFDAGADLSTPVVENPKYPPLRVAQSYIDRLEEWCDKYNERLPALNSFVLPGGSPLSALLHVARTVVRRAERSAWAAVDSAPNDVNVLPAKYLNRLSDLLFILSRVANAGGEVLWKPAGKPGGGA